CTGCCAGGCAGGCAGAACAACCTCAGGAACAGCAATCGCCGAGTACTAGGGACCAGAAGAAAGACTCTGCACCGCAGCCAGAGAAACAGCCTGAACCGGCGAAACCGCCGCAGGAGCAGGCGTCGAGCCGTAATGCTGAGGACGTTGCGGAACAGATTCGCCAGCAGTGGAATAAGATCCGGGCAGAAGTGGGGCGACGCGAGCGGGTCGTGGAGATCATGCTCACCGAGGCAAAAGTGCTGGGGATTAACGATGACACCTTAGTGCTGGGGCATAATACCGGGGCGCTGGCAGCGCGTTTAAATGATCCGGTGAAAAGCGACGTTATTTCTGGTGTGTTGAAAGATACGCTGGGAATTGAGGTGAAAGTCCATTGCCAGGTGGGCACTGGAGCGCCTCAAACCAGACCGGAAGCTCGACCGCGGGAGCATCAGACCCGGAGTCAGCCAGCACAGGAGTCTGAGAGACCCATAGCTAGGCGAACCATGGCCCAACGAGCAGCAGAGGGGTGGGGCCAGCCGGCGAAGCTGGGAGGATCAGAACCAGATTCCGTAGAAAAAGCGCCGACCTCGCAGCGTGGTGAACACCAGGGCGAGGCGGAAAAGAAACCAGATCAACGGGATGCTAGACCTCGGTGGCAACAAATAGGTGAACGAGCTAGAGCCCATGCGCAGCAACAAGGACAGTTCAATAACGGTGTTCCGCTGCCCCCTGAACCGGTTGATGATGAAAGCATTCCACCGGAAGGGGAGGAGTTAGAGAATACTCACGACACTCAATCCGCTGAGCCTCAGGCTGAATATGGTGAAGCTGACCAGGAAGAAGAGATGATTCGAGAGGCGGCGGAAGGCCGCGGGGAATTGGATCATCGAGATTCTATGGAAATAGCGATGGAGTTGCTGGAAAAGGAGCTTGGCGCTAAACCCTTATGATGAATGCGCCAGATATAAAAGGTGCTGGATGATATTGACCACCATTCCCGGCTTACCTTAACGGTTATGTCATCCTCAGTGGTCTGACCAGCAGCGAATTGTTATCCGGGGAGTTTTATTCCTTTTATATTCTTGGGAGGACCGCTAGCCGCTAGCCTTAGCTTTGCTCGTGCTTTAAGTTAGGGTTGTGGCTATTCATGTCCATTGTTTGATTTATGAACAAGATGAGCATGTTCTGTTGGTGCGGAAAAGAAATACACAGAAATTCATGTTTCCCGGCGGCAAGCCGGAACCCGGTGAGTCTTCTTCTGACACTATTATCCGGGAGTGCGCGGAGGAGCTCCAGGTAGAGCTTGATCCGCAGCGTTTAACTTTCCTGGGGGAGTTCAATGCTCAGGCGGCTAATGAACCGGATCAAACCGTAGTGGCTCAGGCCTGGAGCACGACTGAGCATATTCACCCTCACATAGCCGCTGAGATTGCAGAGCTTATTTGGTGGCCGGTCAGTAACGGTCCGGATCCTCATATTGCCGACTTGAGTAATAGATACCTGGTGGGTGGAGCACTGTGGCAATCCTCCGGCGGTCATGAGTAGAATCGCCGGAGACAAGATAAATGATCGACGATTCACTGTGATCTATACGTGATCTCATGAGGGGAAGTACAACATGACTCAGCCAGATATGAATCAGTTGCTGCAGCAGGCCCAGCAGATGCAGGCTCAGCTCCAGGCAGCCCAGCAGGAAATTCTAGCTTCACAGGTGGAAGGCACTGCCGGAAATGGTTTGGTCAGTGTCACCATGTCTGGCAATGGTGAAGTATCTGAAGTCAAGATTGATCCTCAAGTAGTTGATCCTGAAGACGTAGATACGTTGCAGGATTTGGTTCAGGGTGCTTTTGCTGATGCTCACCGTAAAGTGGCGCAGCTTGCGGAGGAAAAGATGGGGCCGTTGTCCCAGGGCTTCGGCGATGACGCCATGGGTTCCCTGTTCCAATAAGGTGGCGCTAGGCGGTTTATACTGCTAGTTATTCACGGATGCCCCCGGTGCTTATTTTGGGCACGGGGGTCTTTTGACGCCATGAGTAAGCACTGAAGGAAGTTGATAGAGCACATGTTTGAAGGGCCGCTTCAAGACCTCATTGATGAGCTTTCCCGTTTGCCCGGGGTGGGGCCTAAGAGTGCTCAACGTATTGCTTTCCATTTGATGAATACTGATCCAGATGACGTAGAGCGACTAGCTCACTCGTTGCTTGATGTTCGCCACGGCGTGAATTTTTGCCGGATCTGCGGCAATGTGTCCCAAGGCAAGGTGTGCCGAATTTGTGCGGATTCTCAGCGGGACCCCAGCACTATTTGCGTGGTGGAAGAGCCTAAAGACATTCAGGTCATTGAGCGGACCGGTGAGTTTCATGGTCGCTATCACGTCTTAGGTGGCGCCTTAGATCCACTTTCTAATATTGGCCCCAAGGATCTTAATATCAGCACCTTGATGCAGCGCATTGCCGGGGTGTTGCCGGACCGCGAGTTGCCGGCGTCTACTCCGGATAACCCGCTTTATGACTCGCCCCCAACTATTAAGGAAGTCATTTTAGCTACTGACCCGAATACTGAGGGAGAGGCCACGGCAGCGTATTTAGTCCGGCTCATGCGGGAGTTTCCTGATCTGGACATTACCCGTCTAGCT
This genomic interval from Corynebacterium poyangense contains the following:
- a CDS encoding YbaB/EbfC family nucleoid-associated protein, giving the protein MTQPDMNQLLQQAQQMQAQLQAAQQEILASQVEGTAGNGLVSVTMSGNGEVSEVKIDPQVVDPEDVDTLQDLVQGAFADAHRKVAQLAEEKMGPLSQGFGDDAMGSLFQ
- a CDS encoding NUDIX hydrolase gives rise to the protein MAIHVHCLIYEQDEHVLLVRKRNTQKFMFPGGKPEPGESSSDTIIRECAEELQVELDPQRLTFLGEFNAQAANEPDQTVVAQAWSTTEHIHPHIAAEIAELIWWPVSNGPDPHIADLSNRYLVGGALWQSSGGHE
- the recR gene encoding recombination mediator RecR is translated as MFEGPLQDLIDELSRLPGVGPKSAQRIAFHLMNTDPDDVERLAHSLLDVRHGVNFCRICGNVSQGKVCRICADSQRDPSTICVVEEPKDIQVIERTGEFHGRYHVLGGALDPLSNIGPKDLNISTLMQRIAGVLPDRELPASTPDNPLYDSPPTIKEVILATDPNTEGEATAAYLVRLMREFPDLDITRLASGMPLGGDLEFVDELTLSRALSGRLKL